TCCGTGCGCTGGGGATGCGCCGTGCGATGGTGACGCGCCAATTGCGTCACCGCGAAACGATGCTGGCGTTGCAGACGCGCGCCGGCTTCGTCGGCGGCAACTACATGACCGCCACGAAGTTCGTGCGCCTCGCGTTGCAAAGCCTTGCGCTCGGGCTGGGCGCGCTGCTCGCGATCGACAACCAGATATCGGGCGGCGCGATCTTCGCCGCCTCGTTCCTGATCGCACGCGCGCTGGCCCCGATCGAGCTGCTGATCGGCAGCTGGAAGGGTATCGCGCAGGCGCACGGCAGCTACCTGCGCCTCGACAAGTTGCTGGCCGAGGCGCAGGGCACCGGCGTGGTGACGCAGCTTCCCGCCCCCAGGGGCGCGCTGACGCTGGAGAATGTCACGGTCCTCAACGACACCCGCGACGGCGCGATCGTCAACGACGTCTCGCTCTCGATCGCGGCCGGCGAAGTGATCGCGATCGTCGGCCCGAGTGGCGCGGGCAAGTCGACGCTGGCGCGCGCGATCGCCGGCGCGATCCGCCCGGATCGCGGGCGCGTCCGCGTCGACGGTGCCGATGCGGGCGACTGGGATCCTGAGCGATTGGCCGAGCACGTCGGCTATCTTCCGCAGGACCCGTCGTTGTTCGCAGGCACCGTGAAGGAGAATATCGCGCGCTTCCGCACCGAGCTGGAAGCCGACGAGACGGCGCTCGATGCCGCCGCGATCACCGCCGCCGAGCGCGCGCGGGCGCGTGAGCTGATCCAGCGGCTGCCGAACGGCTTCGATCATGAGCTGAAAGCCGGCGGGCGCGGCCTGTCGGCCGGTCAGGCGCAACGCGTCGCGCTGGCACGCGCGATGTTCGGCGATCCCGCGGTGCTGATCCTGGACGAGCCCAATGCGCATCTCGATGCCGAGGGCGACAGCGCGCTGCTGGCCGCGATCGACCATTACAAGCAGGCCGGGCACACCATCCTGGTGGTCAGCCACAAGCTCGGCATCCTGCCGGTGGTCGACAAGCTGCTCGTGATGCGCGGCGGGCGGGTGGAGATGTTCGGCCCGCGTGACGAGATCCTGCCGAAGATCGCGCCGCGCCGACCGCGCGCCGTGCCCAATACCGCCGTTTCCGGCCCCGCCCCTACTATCAACGCCCCGACCGCGAGCGCCTGACCCATGGCCACCCTGCCCCTCTCCGATCCCTATGCCGCGGTCGCCGACGACAAGGTCCACTTGCCCGCGGACCCGCGCCGCGACATCCGCAACGGCCTGATCGTCGCCGCCATATTCTTCCTCGGCTTTCTCGGCTGGGCGACGTTCGCGCGGCTCGACGCGGCCTCCTATGCCGAAGGTGTGCTGGCCGTATCGGGACAGCGCCAGTCGGTGCAGCACCGCGACGGCGGCGTGGTCGAGAAGATCTTCGTTCGCGACGGGCAGCGCGTGAGGCAGGGCGAGTTGCTGCTCCGCCTCGGCTCGCCCGAAGTGTACGCCAGCGAGCGCGCGCTCGCCTCGCAGACGATCCGGCTGCTGGCGCAGCGCGCCCGGCTTCAGGCCGAGCAGCTCGGGCAGACGCGCGTGCCCGAACCGCGCGAGTTCGCGACGCTGAACAGCGAGGACCAGGCGGAGGCACGGCTGGCGATGCGGCTCCAGCAGACCGAATTGAGCGCGCGCACCGCCACGCTCGCGGCGCAGCGCGATGCGCTGGGTCAGCGCGGCGCGCAGTCGAACGAACAGGGCCGCGGTTATGGCGAGCAGGTGCTGTCTGCACAGGAGCAGCTGAAACTGCTCGAGGCGCAGCTCGACGCGTTGCGCCCGGTCGCCGCCAAGGGCTTCGTCTCGCAGACGCGGCTGCGCGAGCTTGAGCGGATGCGCGCCGAATTGCAGGGTCAGCGCGGCCAATATGCCGCCAGCGTCGCGCAGACGCGCGAGGCGGCGCGCGAGAGCCAGATCCAGCGGCTGGAGGCCGAGCGTACCTTTACGGAGCGAACCGCCGCCGATCTGCGCGACGTCGAGGTGCGGCTGGGTGAGCTCCTGCCGAAGCTGGGTGCGGCGCGCGAGCAGCTGGCGCGTACCGAGATCCGTTCGCCCGCGACCGGCGCCGTGGTCGGGTTGACCGTCTTCACACCCGGCGGCGTGATCCAGCCGGGGCAGAAGCTGATGGACATCGTGCCCGAGGAAGCGCCGCTCCGCATCCAGGCCCGTATCTCGCCCGACGATGCCGACGACCTGAGGGTCGGTCAGGCGACGAGCGTGAAGTTCCCCAGCCTGCACGAGCGCGACATCCCGCCGCTCAACGGCACGCTCACCCGGCTGTCTGCCGACAGCTTCACCGACGAGAAGACCGGCGTCAGCTATTTCACCGGGGAGGTGACCGTGTCGCCCGCAGAGCTTCACGTCCTCGCCCGGTTCCGCGGCGAACAGTTCAAGCTGCGCCCCGGCATGCCCGCGCAGGTGCTGATCCCGCTGCGCAAGCGGACCGCGCTCGATTACGCGCTGGAGCCGCTGGTCGGCGGTTTCTGGTCATCGTTCCGCGAGCATTGATCCCGATCGAATGACTCTCCGCCCCGGCCCCGACGCGCATCGGGGCCGGGGCGACAATACGATCCGTTAACCATGGCGATGCTAGGAGATGGTCATCCCGGTTGACCGCGAGCGCGGCGGCGGGTGCACCGTCAACTCCGTTTCGTGAGGTCGCCGTGGCCGCGTCCATTCCCGCAGAGCGTCAGGGCTCGTTCCAACTCGTCCGGCGCGCCATCGCGTTGCTCCGTCCCGAACGGCTGAAGGCCGGCTCGCTGCTCGGCGCCGGTGCGCTGGTGGCATTGTTGCAGGTCGCCGAGCCGCTGCTGTTCGGTCGCGCGGTCAACGGCCTCACGACCGGCGCGAACCCGATGCGCTACGTCGCGATGTGGTGCGCGATCAGCGTTACGGTGTTCGGGGCGGGCGTGGTGATCGCGCTGCTCGCCGATCGCATGGCGCACCGCCGGCGGCTCGCGGCAATGTCCTCCTATGTCGAGCATCTGCTCGCCTTGCCGCCCGCGTTCCACACCCAGGCGCGTTCGGGCCGGCTGATGCGGATCATGATCTCGGGCTGCGATGCGCTCTTCACCCTATGGCTGCCGCTGCTGCGCGATCAGATCACCAACATCGGCATCCTCGCACTGCTGCTGCCGATCGCGCTGCTGACCAATTGGCGCTTGGCGATGGTGCTGGTGGCGCTGATGCTGGTCTATTCGGCCGTGAACCTGGTGGTGATGCGCCACACCGCGACCGGTCAGGCGCGCGTCGAGGATCGCTTCACCGACATCTCGGGCAATCTCGGCGACCTGTTCGGCAACGTCACGGTGCTGCAAAGCTTCCTCGCGGTGCCCGGCGAACTCGGCAATGTCCGCCGTTCGCTCCACGACCTGCTCCATGCCCAATATCCGGTGCTCAGCTGGTGGGCGGTGTCGGCGGTGCTGACGCGCGGCGCATCCTCGATCGCGATCGTCTCGGTGTTCGGGTTCGGTGCGACGCTGATCACGCGCGGTCTGGCGACGATCGGTGACGTGGTGTCGTTCGTCGGGTTCGCTACGCTGATGATCGCGCGCCTGGAAACGGTCACCGCCTTCATCGTCAACGTCGCGCAACGTCTGCCGGCGCTGCACCAGTTCTTCGATGTCCTCGACCAGCAAAGCCACATCGCCGAAGCGGAGGACGCGCAGCCGCTGTCGGTCGCCAAGGGCCGCGTCACCTTCGAGGACGTCTCGTTCCGCTACCCCACCGGCTCCGGCGCGGTGCACGATCTCAGCTTCGAGGTCGCGCCGGGCGAGACGGTGGCGATCGTCGGCCCGACCGGATCGGGCAAGTCGACTGCGCTCGGGCTGTTCCAGCGCGCCTGGGATCCGGAAAAGGGCCGGATCCTCGTCGATGGACAGGATATCGCAGCTGCCACGCTTGCCTCGTTGCGCGCGGCGACCGGCGTGGTCTTCCAGGAAGCAGGGCTGTTCAACCGCTCGATCGCCGAGAACATCGCGATGGGCAATCCGGACGCCACGCTGGAGCAGATCGAGGATGCGGCCCGCATCGCCGGCGCCTACGACTTCATCATGCGCAAGCCCGACGGTTTCGCGACCGCGGTCGGCGATCGTGGCGCCGGCCTGTCGGGCGGCGAGCGGCAGCGGATCGCGATCGCGCGCGCGCTGCTGAAGAACGCGCCGATCCTGCTGCTCGACGAGGCGACCAGCGCGCTCGACGTCGCCACCGAGGCGCGCTTGCAGGAAAGCCTCGAGCGATTGCGGCACGGCCGCACCACCTTCGTGATCGCGCACCGGCTGTCGACGGTGCGTGCCGCCGACCGGATCGTGGTGCTCGACCAGGGCCGGATCGTCGAACAGGGCGGGTTCGACGAGTTGCTCGCCGCCGGGGGGGCCTTCGCGAAGCTGGCGCAGGACGGCGGCCTCACCACCCCCGCGGCGAACGACGATGCCGGGGCCAGGGCGGCCGCATAGATCGTCGTCCGGGCGCCGCTAAGCGCTTGAACTCCGGTCCGGCACCGTCGAGGATGCGCGGTGGCCAGCGTCGACATCCATGAGCTCGGCAAGCGCTTCGGCGCTGCGACCGTCCTTCATCCTACCAGCCTGACGATCGCGGATGGCGAGTTCGTCGTCATCGTCGGCCCGTCCGGCTGCGGCAAGTCGACGCTGCTGCGGCTGATCGCCGGGCTGGATAAGCCGAGCGGCGGAACGGTGCGGATCGGCGACCGCGACGTCACCCACGCCGCCCCCGCCGACCGCGATCTGGCGATGGTCTTTCAATCCTACGCGCTCTACCCGCACCTGTCGGTGCGCGAGAACATCGCCTTCCCGCTGAAGGTGCAGCGCCTGTCGCGCGGCGAGATCGCCGCCCGCGTCGAGGCCGTCGCCGCCACGCTCGACCTCACCGCGCTGCTGGACCGGCGCCCGCGCGCACTGTCCGGCGGGCAGCGGCAGCGGGTGTCGATCGCGCGCGCGATCGTCCGGCGACCGAAGGTGCTGCTGCTCGACGAACCGCTCTCCAATCTCGACGCCGGACTGCGGGTACGGATGCGCCACGAATTCGCGCGGCTGCACCAGCAGCTGGGCAGCACGATGATCTACGTCACCCACGACCAGCTGGAGGCGATGACGCTCGCCAACCGCATCGTGGTGATGAACGCCGGCCGCGTCGAACAGGTCGCCGCACCGCTCGAACTCTACGCCCGCCCGGCCACGCTGAACGTCGCCGCCGCGATCGGGTCGCCGGGGATGAACCTGCTGACCGGGACGGTCGAGCCCGACGGCACGGCGGTGCGGCTGGCGGACGGCGCGACGATCCCGATCGCGGTCGACGTGCCCGCCGCGGCGATCGGCAGCGCAGTGACGCTCGGTATCCGCCCCGAACATCTCCACGCCGCGGACCACGGCCCGTTCGACGGCGTCGTCGAGCTGTTCGAGCGGCTCGGCCCGTTGTCCTTCGCGCATCTCGGGCGCGGCGCGGGGGTCGCACCGCTGGTGGCGCAATTGCCCGGCGACCGTGCGGTGACGCTGGGCGAGCGGTTGCGCTTCGCCGCCACGCCGTCGCACGTGCACCTGTTCGACGGCGACGGGCGCGCCTTCGCGCCTCAGCCCTTGACGCTGCCCGCCAGCAACCCGCCGATGTAATAACGCTGCAGGGCAAGGAAGAGCGCCAGCACCGGCAAGGTCGTGACCACCGCCGCCGCCATCATCAACTCGCCATCCGCGGCATGTTCGCGCGAGATTGCGGCGACGGCGACGGGCAGCGTATATTTCTCCTGATCCGCCAGCACGATCAGCGGCCACAGGAAGTCGTTCCAGCTCCCGAGAAACAGGAACAGCGCCAGCGTGACGGTGATCGGCGCGATCAACGGCAGGACGATCGCGACGAATATCCGCATCTCGCCCGCGCCGTCGAGCCGCGCGGCGTCCAGCATCTCGTCGGGGATCGCCAGCGTCGCCTGCCGCACGAACAGGATCGCGAACACCCCCGCCAGCGACGGCAGGATCACGCCGGCATAGCTGTTGACCAGCCCGATTTCCTTGAAGATCAGGAACAACGGCAACATCGCCACCTGCCCCGGCACCACCAGCGACGCGATCAGCAGCTTCAGCAAGCGCTCGCGTCCCCGGAAGTGCAGCTTGGCGAATGCGTAACCCGCCGGCACCGTCAGCATGAGCCCCAGCAGCGTCGACAGCGCCGCGATCCCCACGCTGTTCCACAGCGCGGGCACGATCCGATAGTCGAACCACGCACCGTCGATCAGCCGCCGCGCGAGCAGTTCGTGATAATTCTCCAGCGTCCAGCGGCTCGGCCACAGCGACGGCGGGAAGCGGCTGCTCTCGCCGCGCGGCATGAACGAGACGATCACCATCCAGACGATCGGCGCGGCGGTCGCCAGCGTCAGCAGCGCGACCGCCAGGTTCATCGCGATCGCACGGGCGCGCCTTACAGCCATTCGTAACGCCGCCCGATCCTGGCCTGCGCGAAGGTGAGCGCCAGGATCATCAGGAACAACACGAACGCGACGGCGCTCGCCTGCCCCAGGTTCCACCATTTGAAGCCTTCGTCGAACATGAAATACAGGATCGTCACCGTGCTTTGCGCCGGCCCGCCCATCGTCATCACATAGGGTTCGGCGAAGATCTGCAGGAAGCCGGCGACGCTCATCACCGCCGCCAGCAGCAAGGTCGGGCCGATCGCGGGCAAGGTGACGTGGCGAAAACGCAGCCACCGCGACGCACCGTCGAGCCGCGCCGCCTCCATCAGGTCGTGCGGCACCGCCGAAAGCGCGGCGGTGAAGACGATCATATTGTAGCCGAAGATCTTCCACGTCACGAAGATGAGGATCGCGGGGATCGACGCATGCGGATCGCCCAGCCAGTCGACCGCCGGCAACCCCGCTGCGGCCAGTGCGCGGTTGACCAGCCCGAAGCGCGTGTTGAGCAGGAAGCGCCACACCACCGCGGTCGCCACGACGCTGGTCACATAGGGCGTGAACAACAGCACGCGCCACAACGGCTTCCACCGCACGGTGACATCGTTGAGCAGCAAGGCGGCGAACAGCGACGCGCCGATCGCCATCGGCACGCCCAGGATCGCGAACAGCGCGGTGTTGCCCAGCGCGCGCCAGAACAGTGGTTCGCGCAGCAGGTACAGGTAGTTTCCGAGCCCGACGAAACTGAGATTGCGCCAGTCGGCGAGCGCGTACACCGAATAATCGGTGACGCTCAGCGCCAGCGCCAGCACGGTCGGCAGCACCAGCACGAATGCGGTGATCGCCAGCACCGGCACGAAGAACACATAGGCGGTGCGCGCCGCGCGCGTCATGCGAGCCGTCCCGCCGCCACCAGCGCGCGGCGCTTGGCGAGCAGGCCATCGACGCGCACGTCCATCGCCGCGAGCGCTTCGTCGAGCGTCAGCACGCCGCGCACCGCTTTCTCGGCGAGCAACTGCACTTCCAGCCGGATCCGCTCCCATTCCACGATGTTCGGATCGACGGCGGGCGCGCGGAGCTGCTCGGCGAACGGCGCAAGCAACGGGGTGGCGAGCTGCGGCGCGTCCCATGCACTGACGCGCGCCGGCAAATTGCCGATCAGGCGCTGGAAGCGCAACTCGCTGCCACCGGAGGTCAGATGTCGCACGAGGTCCCAGGCTGCGGTCGGGTTCGTGGTGGTCGCGGACACGCACAGGCTGGCGCTCACGCCGGAAACGCGGCCCGGCCCGTCCGGCCCCGGCATCCGCGCGGTCGACCAAAGTTCGGGGGCGATCTGGTCGGCGCGGCGATGCAGGTCGAGCAGCAGGCTCGGGCCGCTGGGATAGACCGCGAAATAGCCCTGCGCGAACGCGGCGAG
The genomic region above belongs to Sphingomonas phyllosphaerae 5.2 and contains:
- a CDS encoding carbohydrate ABC transporter permease, translated to MTRAARTAYVFFVPVLAITAFVLVLPTVLALALSVTDYSVYALADWRNLSFVGLGNYLYLLREPLFWRALGNTALFAILGVPMAIGASLFAALLLNDVTVRWKPLWRVLLFTPYVTSVVATAVVWRFLLNTRFGLVNRALAAAGLPAVDWLGDPHASIPAILIFVTWKIFGYNMIVFTAALSAVPHDLMEAARLDGASRWLRFRHVTLPAIGPTLLLAAVMSVAGFLQIFAEPYVMTMGGPAQSTVTILYFMFDEGFKWWNLGQASAVAFVLFLMILALTFAQARIGRRYEWL
- a CDS encoding type I secretion system permease/ATPase, with product MRLTTNPGSEGPMRAALALCRRHVVAAFGFSALVNLLYIAPTLYMLQVYDRVVPTHGRLTLVFLTVVLLFALVTLSLLDRIRTRLLVRAGVGLDAALAPVLLDATIGRPDQPVARQALREFDTVRQTLSGPGVLALFDAPWTPIYVAVCFLVHPALGIVALVGGSILPFLAWRNEKATRSAMERAQIAAATSYASQEAMLGGAEAVRALGMRRAMVTRQLRHRETMLALQTRAGFVGGNYMTATKFVRLALQSLALGLGALLAIDNQISGGAIFAASFLIARALAPIELLIGSWKGIAQAHGSYLRLDKLLAEAQGTGVVTQLPAPRGALTLENVTVLNDTRDGAIVNDVSLSIAAGEVIAIVGPSGAGKSTLARAIAGAIRPDRGRVRVDGADAGDWDPERLAEHVGYLPQDPSLFAGTVKENIARFRTELEADETALDAAAITAAERARARELIQRLPNGFDHELKAGGRGLSAGQAQRVALARAMFGDPAVLILDEPNAHLDAEGDSALLAAIDHYKQAGHTILVVSHKLGILPVVDKLLVMRGGRVEMFGPRDEILPKIAPRRPRAVPNTAVSGPAPTINAPTASA
- a CDS encoding HlyD family type I secretion periplasmic adaptor subunit, which codes for MATLPLSDPYAAVADDKVHLPADPRRDIRNGLIVAAIFFLGFLGWATFARLDAASYAEGVLAVSGQRQSVQHRDGGVVEKIFVRDGQRVRQGELLLRLGSPEVYASERALASQTIRLLAQRARLQAEQLGQTRVPEPREFATLNSEDQAEARLAMRLQQTELSARTATLAAQRDALGQRGAQSNEQGRGYGEQVLSAQEQLKLLEAQLDALRPVAAKGFVSQTRLRELERMRAELQGQRGQYAASVAQTREAARESQIQRLEAERTFTERTAADLRDVEVRLGELLPKLGAAREQLARTEIRSPATGAVVGLTVFTPGGVIQPGQKLMDIVPEEAPLRIQARISPDDADDLRVGQATSVKFPSLHERDIPPLNGTLTRLSADSFTDEKTGVSYFTGEVTVSPAELHVLARFRGEQFKLRPGMPAQVLIPLRKRTALDYALEPLVGGFWSSFREH
- a CDS encoding ABC transporter ATP-binding protein; protein product: MASVDIHELGKRFGAATVLHPTSLTIADGEFVVIVGPSGCGKSTLLRLIAGLDKPSGGTVRIGDRDVTHAAPADRDLAMVFQSYALYPHLSVRENIAFPLKVQRLSRGEIAARVEAVAATLDLTALLDRRPRALSGGQRQRVSIARAIVRRPKVLLLDEPLSNLDAGLRVRMRHEFARLHQQLGSTMIYVTHDQLEAMTLANRIVVMNAGRVEQVAAPLELYARPATLNVAAAIGSPGMNLLTGTVEPDGTAVRLADGATIPIAVDVPAAAIGSAVTLGIRPEHLHAADHGPFDGVVELFERLGPLSFAHLGRGAGVAPLVAQLPGDRAVTLGERLRFAATPSHVHLFDGDGRAFAPQPLTLPASNPPM
- a CDS encoding carbohydrate ABC transporter permease; translation: MNLAVALLTLATAAPIVWMVIVSFMPRGESSRFPPSLWPSRWTLENYHELLARRLIDGAWFDYRIVPALWNSVGIAALSTLLGLMLTVPAGYAFAKLHFRGRERLLKLLIASLVVPGQVAMLPLFLIFKEIGLVNSYAGVILPSLAGVFAILFVRQATLAIPDEMLDAARLDGAGEMRIFVAIVLPLIAPITVTLALFLFLGSWNDFLWPLIVLADQEKYTLPVAVAAISREHAADGELMMAAAVVTTLPVLALFLALQRYYIGGLLAGSVKG
- a CDS encoding ATP-binding cassette domain-containing protein encodes the protein MAASIPAERQGSFQLVRRAIALLRPERLKAGSLLGAGALVALLQVAEPLLFGRAVNGLTTGANPMRYVAMWCAISVTVFGAGVVIALLADRMAHRRRLAAMSSYVEHLLALPPAFHTQARSGRLMRIMISGCDALFTLWLPLLRDQITNIGILALLLPIALLTNWRLAMVLVALMLVYSAVNLVVMRHTATGQARVEDRFTDISGNLGDLFGNVTVLQSFLAVPGELGNVRRSLHDLLHAQYPVLSWWAVSAVLTRGASSIAIVSVFGFGATLITRGLATIGDVVSFVGFATLMIARLETVTAFIVNVAQRLPALHQFFDVLDQQSHIAEAEDAQPLSVAKGRVTFEDVSFRYPTGSGAVHDLSFEVAPGETVAIVGPTGSGKSTALGLFQRAWDPEKGRILVDGQDIAAATLASLRAATGVVFQEAGLFNRSIAENIAMGNPDATLEQIEDAARIAGAYDFIMRKPDGFATAVGDRGAGLSGGERQRIAIARALLKNAPILLLDEATSALDVATEARLQESLERLRHGRTTFVIAHRLSTVRAADRIVVLDQGRIVEQGGFDELLAAGGAFAKLAQDGGLTTPAANDDAGARAAA